From the genome of Pseudomonadota bacterium, one region includes:
- the coaD gene encoding pantetheine-phosphate adenylyltransferase — MATSAICAGSFDPPTDGHLNIIERGLKVFDRIIVAVAVNTRKEPIFTADERTGMLREIFKGEERVSVDGFEGLLVDYARSKGVYTILRGLRTMGDYEYESQMALANKTLDPEIEILYMMTEGKYAHLSSSIIKEILQFGGSGCGMIHPVVEKELKKKLRS; from the coding sequence ATGGCTACATCGGCAATATGCGCAGGGAGCTTCGATCCGCCAACCGACGGGCACCTGAACATCATAGAGCGGGGGCTCAAGGTCTTCGACAGGATCATAGTCGCGGTCGCGGTGAACACGCGCAAGGAGCCGATCTTCACCGCAGACGAGCGCACTGGAATGCTGCGCGAGATATTCAAGGGGGAGGAGCGGGTGTCCGTGGACGGGTTCGAGGGGCTGCTCGTGGACTACGCGCGCTCAAAGGGAGTTTACACGATACTGAGGGGGCTGAGGACCATGGGCGACTACGAATACGAGTCCCAGATGGCGCTCGCCAACAAGACCCTCGACCCGGAGATCGAGATCCTCTACATGATGACCGAGGGAAAGTACGCGCACCTGTCCTCCTCCATCATAAAGGAGATACTCCAGTTCGGCGGCAGCGGCTGCGGGATGATACATCCTGTCGTTGAAAAGGAGTTAAAGAAGAAGCTGAGAAGCTAA